The sequence below is a genomic window from Ipomoea triloba cultivar NCNSP0323 chromosome 2, ASM357664v1.
atcGATAGACTGATTGTGCGACGCGTAATTTACTTTTGCAACAAAGCAAAGTTAACATCACCTAagtttaaaagttaaaacaacaATATTTTGGGCAGGGTAAAAAAGGCGCTGGTTGAGTGATGCAGTGCACGTGGTCCGCCCTCCATTGGATTTGCTTGATCGCCTTCCGTCTATCTACATTGAACAAATGAGACGACCCTTTCGCATTTTTATCTCTTCACAACCTGACATTTCATGTGTCAaacctctcttcttcttcttcaacagCTACTTTCGACATCTATCATATACTTTGCTTCACTGGTACGTTCCATTTATTAATTCTCATTTTCTCACCTCAATTCCCGAGGCATAGCTCCCACTTTGTGTTGCCCCCAGAGATCGTATTCAAATATTTGGGATTTCCGCATTATCGTAGAAGATCCCAGTATGAGGTTCTTCATTTGAATTTGAGTAAATGGGTTTGCTTCTAAATCTTTGAGTCCAGGCTGTATTGAGTGAAGGGCAGTGTTTGGGATTCTTGATTTGGGGTCAAAGATTTGAGCTTTCCTGATTCATCGGGGAGTTTGtccgtttgtttttttttttcctggatTCAATCTGGAAGCCGGGTTTTGCCTGCGGTGGTGAGTTGTGGAAGGGGCCGGTGAATAATGCGGCGGCGGGCGGCCGATTATCGGCGCCCGGTTCGAAGGAGGTTCTCTTGTTGGATCTGGACGCTACTCGGAATATTCTTTGTCGCAGGTTTCGTTTTGTTTGTGTTGCATCACCTGCATGACAGTGAGGATCATGTAGAACAGCAAAATTCGGTAAGTCCTCAGCTTGAATAACTCTTTTTAACTGTTTCAAATTTTACGTGCTTTCTATTTCATTCAATTCAAAATTAGTTCTTTTTTCTTCCATCCTTAGATTTTCTAGTCTAACATTGCTCATTGCTTTGACTGTATTGGTTAAGCTTGAAATTTGGGATAATGGAACTCCTCTTTGTGCGGTTTTAGGATGATGTACGACTTGATTTCTTATATGTTTGCTTTTGCACTCATAAAATCCTATATGATAGCATTGTGGctttttaaaagagttaataccacttAGGATCCTCCAGAGTATAATGGTACCGTGActtttagtcctaaactttcaatttaaccacATTTAGtacttcaactttcaaatttaaccaaTAGTGATCATTCCATTAGTTTAAGGGCAAAGTTAGGACTAGGGCcggttaaaaatttgaaaattaaaagacCATGAGGggttaacttgaaagttgaaggagcATGGAgtagttaaatttgaaagttgaaggagcttatgtggttgaattgaaagtttaggattAAATGTGATGGTGCCACTATACTCGGGAGGACTCCAATTGGTGTTAACTCCGTTTTAAAAAGATTCCAGTAATCTTCATATTTAATGTTTTGGTGGTGTTTGCACTTTTATGAGCTCGGGGGTTTAGCCATGATGTTTTGAACCTTGCATCATGTATACATGTTGCTAAGGCTTCACTTTTTGACTCTGTAAGAAATTTAACTACCAGCAAAGGTGTAAATTCGCAAAACATTAACGACAAAAAGATGCAAATAATTGTTTCAACTTGCGTTGTCCTAATTTGTACTGAGCTTTTGCTTGGTTAATCTTTATGAAGATGTGATATGGTTTTGTTTGAGctctatttatattttcatttgaaTCTTCAGATTCGGCTTGGTTTATCTCTCAAGCAACATCAGATGATTCTGAGCTCATTTTCAgtttataattcatttttaaagaaCTAGGCTTAATACTGATCTCCCATGTAGCATATTAGGCTTCCTCTTTGATGGATCTCAACGCTACACTATGCTCACTTCCCAGTAGGTCACCATCCTGTAAGTCAAACATGCTTAACCACGGAGTTTTTTGGTTATTTGGTTGCCATATCCTTCTTAACAACAAGTTCTAACCTCGACCAACTTAAGGTCTCTTTTCCAATTTAATTGATACAATTTAAAAGGGTATGCGGAACTTAGTCAGATGCTTTGGACATTGAAGATGCCGCTAAATTATCTGCAGTGTGTTgtatagtgaattttttttgaaggtcaCTAAAATGTGTAAGTTGTATTGCACTTTCATTTCAAATCAAGCATCTTGCTTTACTTGGGGGTGTGATTATTTAGCGATAGTTGGAATCTGTATCATATGatcatttaaattttgatttttatactctgcaaattaaaattgtcaaatatataaaatggcTGTTAATGATAACTCGGATTTTTGTAATTGGCTTCGTTGTTCTGGGGTTCTTCTTGGTAAATATGTTTCTGGATTTGTGATTTGTCTTATAAAAAGGTGGCTGTAGTTAAGAAGATAGGTGCCATATACATCATACttattttactttgttaacattgaATATGGAGTATTAAAATTGACAAACAAATTGGAAGTTGCTATGAGAATCTGGACTTTAGCTTACTTATACATTGTCATATTCTCACATTTTCTTGTTCTCTTTATTAAATTGCACCTGAATTTGTGGTGTTACACGGTGGTTGTTTGTAAGGAAGGTATGGACCATGTAAATCATTTACATCTTGCAGTTTACCATTTAGCAGTTCATAAACCTGTCTAACTATTGTGTTAATGAACTTTTGAGGGAGCTTGCCTGTTTTTTATAGGATTGATGAGCTATGAGGAATATTATATGATAGTCAATGATTCCCGtgaattattcatttatttatttattcaagtaAATCTATGATGTGGCTGCTGTTGACTGTCGCACGCCACATTGACCAGCGTAAACTGCCACCACCACTGTTCAGGAAAAAAAATCGACCTAGGCGACTGCTGGTTGTCTTCTCCACAACCGGCTGTCgccttcttgaagaagaagaaggtgacCAAGCTGGTTGCCTTCTTCATTAGAGAAGGTGATCAGCTGGGTCGCCATCTCCAATGGAGAAGGCCTGTGTTAGTCCTTGGAGTGTCGCCTGAACCTTGTGacatgctattacaggtcactaattgGTTTTTGGACTTCGATGCACTAAAATAACATGTTGATGAgcttaattgcacattttaaaaGTTCAGGGCGCTTAATTGACTTTTAGAATAAAGTTTAGGGGCCTATTTAACCCTTTtctccaaaaaatattaatgtgaGAATGAAAGAATTATACAGTATAGGGAGCAGAACATAATGTGAGAATGAAagatttatgttatttttctgAAATCctaaacacacaaacacaccaaaaaaaataggGAGCAGAACATAATGTTTGCATACTAATACAGTATACTTCATTCACTTGCATAGAAAAAATCGTTTTGAAAATGTCTGAACAACAGGTTAGCTGGCTCTACTTGAACTGTTCTTAATTTGTGTGAGTTCGGTTTCAACTTGTTTTTAGCTAGGGGCCTATTGTTAACACACACAGTACTTAACCAAATCTATCCATAAAACCCGtatgaaaaagaatatatactGAAGAATATCCCTTTTATTCTCAAAACATGTTGTACTCTCTCTGTCACTATGTTCCCTCATTCTTGGAATGTCTTATTAACTGTCTCCCGTTACATAAAATTTTTTTCTGAGCTTCTGATAATTTGATAACTTAGGAATCTCCTCTGTTTTCAGGATAGAGGTTCCAGAAATGATCAGGTTGTACATGAGCATTTAAATTTTACCCAAGAAATATCGAGTGCTGGATCATATGCGAGACAATTAACGGAGCAGATGACACTTGCCAAGGCTTACGTGATTATAGCAAAGGAGCACAATAATCTTCATCTTGCATGGAAGCTTAGCGTCAAGATAAGAAGTTGTCAGTTTTTGCTTTCCAAGGCTGCTATGAGGGAGGAAGCCATCTCTTTAGATGAAGCGGAGCCAATCATTCAAAGTTTATCGTCGCTAATCTTTGAGGCACAGGATGTGCACTATGATATAGCGACCACTATGATGACAATGAAGTCGCATATCCAAGCTCTTGAAGAGCGTGCGAATGCGGCATCTGTTCAAAGTGCAGCGTTTGGACAGCTAATTGCCGAATCACTACCTAAAAGCCTTCACTGCCTCGATATTACGCTCACGACTGATTGGCTTAAGAAAATGTTGCTGCAGGATCTCGCGGATAAAACGAGAAACTCTCCTCGGTTAGTGGACAACAACTTGTACCACTTCTGCGTATTTTCGGATAATGTGCTGGCAGTTTCAGCTGTGGTTAACTCGACCGTTTCCAACGCTAATCATCCCCAGCAGCTCGTGTTCCATATTGTGACAAATGGGGTGCATTATGGAGCAATGCATACTTGGTTTCTCAGTAATGATTTTAAAGGGTCTACGATCGAGGTGCAAAATATTGAAGACTTCAGATGGCTGAATGCTTCTTACTCTCCCGTTGTTAAGCAGCTGCAAGAAGCAGATGTGCAGAAATATTATTTTGGCGGGTCTGAGGATGCGAATATCAATATCGAGCCAAAGCTTCGCAACCCAAAGTACATATCTTTGTTGAATCACCTCCGCTTTTATATCCCAGAAATCTATCCCCAACTGGAGAAGGTAGTGTTTCTCGACGATGACGTTGTCGTGCAAAAGGATCTTACGCCACTCTTCTCGTTGGATTTGCACGGGAACGTGAACGGCGCAGTGGAAACATGTCTCGATGCCTACCACCGTTTCTACAAGTATCTCAACTTTTCGAACCCGCTCATCAGCTCAAAGTTCGATCCACACACCTGCGGATGGGCATTCGGTGTGAACGTGTTCGATTTGATCGCGTGGAGGAAAGCAAACGTGACCGCACAATATCATTACTGGCAAGAACAGAACGCCGATGGGGGCATTTGGAAGACGGGGACCCTTCCTCCGGGCCTATTAGCCTTTTACGGGATGACAGAGCCACTGGACCGGAGATGGCACGTTCTAGGGTTGGGGTACGACCTTCACATCGACAAGCACTTGATCGAGAGCGCAGCAGTGATTCACTTCAACGGGAACATGAAGCCGTGGCTAAACTTGGGCATTAGTAGTTACAAGCCTTTATGGGAACGGTATGTGGATCACAACAATTTATACATTAAGGGTTGTGTCAACCGGTGAATTGAAGCTCTCCATGCATTATTAACTTATTCCAtcccaatagaggtgcctacaatccagcgAGAAGATTAGTCACTGTCTTCGACGGTGGAAACCCTGGTctacacctaaaaaaaaaacttattccATCGCTTGATATTGGCATTGCCATAGATTTAGATTTAGAAAATTTTGGCCTTCTTTAATTTGGCTTATGAATTTTTAGAGTAAAAAATGATTCTTCTATACCAAAAGGAACTTGTTTTCAGGGTACGAGGTTATGCAtgaaatattcttatttttttgggCTTTTTTATGGCATTTACATTTTTTAGTGAAGTAGAAAATCTTGGCTTGATTGAATTATATAGATTTATGGATTGAAGTCTTGGTACTTTGTGCTGTAttgaatattgattgtttagTAGCTTAGTAAACTGTAAAAAATTTACCTAAATTAAAACTATCTAAACCATATGATCAATTAGAATTATTTACATATCCCAGTGATATAGGTCAATTAGAATTATTTACATATCCCAGTGATATAGGATGGCAATcgttattgtgtggaccatggtccatacagctgtgtgaaccatactatcaaataatgtatattcagtatacaaataatgtatttttagtatattaaaaatgtacatttcagaaaatgtatattatttgagtactgaaagtatattattttgtataatgtacattcagtatacaaataatgtacttttagtatattaaaaatgtacattttattatggtccacatagcactgtgtgaatcatggtccacgcaataatttgcctatagGGTGGAGAGTAGTCCTCATAGCATATGATAAAGAAAAATCTTTAATATATGGATATGCTTCAGTAACATGGACACCAAATGAAGAAAAGTATCATATTCATGAAAAAGAAATGCTAGCGCCTAGcagtaaaatatgaaattaagaAATTTCATTATCACTAATTACTTGCACATTTTGTTGttaaaattgataatacacaagttgcttattttaatttataaaaaataaatttgattctttATTTAGCTAATTTTTTGAGCAGATATCAGAAGAACAATTATGACGACAATAGATAGAGTGGAAGAGTATTTGGTTAAAGGAGTTAAAAGAACTAAAAGAAGGTACTatacaattaaaagaaaaaaattgtaaaagatCTAAGATTATTAGAATAACATCTAAAAACAAATGGAAGAAGCATTAGAAGAATATAAGatgatgaaaaaattaaaaatttatgaagAATCAAGATCATCTACACCTACTACACCTATAAAACAATTTATGAGATTAGGAACACTCTCAAATAATATTCCCAAGTTTAGCCATGGCTTCATGTTCCCGTTGAAGACTTTAAAGACTTACAAAATGTATATGAaatcattaataatttttatgacTCAATCCAATCAAACAATATATAGGCCTGTAAAAGATACTAAACtaaataccatatatatatatatatatatatatatatatatatatatatagggtcgaGATCAGGTGCGAAGGAGGTCCCAGATGCGAATATGCAGTGAGATATGAATTGTTGATCAAATCTACACCAATGGCtcaaattaatgatttttttttttaaaaaaacgcaCGTCTAGAAGGAAGCAacaaagactaaaaatgacgtACCTTAAGTGTTACAAAGACACACCTTAGGTGTTAGAACAACGCACTTTAAGTGttaaatggcgcaccttaagtctTAACATCGCGAacctttattttataaaaatggtgcaccttaagtattacAAATATGTACCTTAAGTAgtaaaatcatgcaccttacaTATAAAAATGACGCAACTTAAGCATATAACTTATGCACATTAAGTTTATAACTGATGCActttaaatgttaaaatgatGCATCTTAAGCTATGGAAAGACGCACCTTAATTTCTCAACTGaataactgacgcaccttaagcacagaaaccaagcaccttaagaaggaacacgatgcaccttaaatacaaaaatcacaCACTTTAAGTTTGACCAATAcagaaaatgacaaaattgccACCGCAATTTTCTTAATCCTTGTTAATCATGGATGTTaattttgacaagatcaatgtCTCTCATCTCACTGTATGTTTCACCTGGGCACAACATCCGCATATGAtctctaacatatatatatagaaatctgttcaaatgtggccgcgccttcctgtgtgcaccactcaatgttagaaaattcaccactcaatgttaaaaaacgcaccacaatgaaaatacacaaaaacaccaataAACAAatcacacccaaaataatgcaccataactcccctagccctaatggtgcatttgctaacactgtgtggtgtatatttgcatacctagtggtgtattttttggtgatgcgtacctaatgacgcatatttgtgtggtgcattttctaacattgagtggtgcatatttgtatacatagtggtgcggccgcactgaccgcacgttaagggacGACCACACCTaattatgaccctatatatatatatatatatatagacttcaACTCAAATGCGGTTgtgccttaacgtgcggtcgcTTAAAAAAGGCACCAATTGTGTTAGGAAAATGaacaacaatgaaatgcacaaatacaccacaaaacgcacacccaaaaaaaaaatgcatcataCCACCCAacacctaattgtgcatttccgaacattgtgtggtgcgtttatgcatacctaatggtgcattttttgaTGTATTTATGCATTTTTTTGTTATGCGTTTCTTAACAATATTGgtgcatatttttataaatattggcGCAGTCGCACtaaccgcacgttaaggcgcggTTGAACATGAactaaggtatatatatatatatatatatatatatatatatatatatatatatatatatatatatatatatatatatatatatatatatatatatNNNNNNNNNNNNNNNNNNNNNNNNNNNNNNNNNNNNNNNNNNNNNNNNNNNNNNNNNNNNNNNNNNNNNNNNNNNNNNNNNNNNNNNNNNNNNNNNNNNNNNNNNNNNNNNNNNNNNNNNNNNNNNNNNNNNNNNNNNNNNNNNNNNNNNNNNNNNNNNNNNNNNNNNNNNNNNNNNNNNNNNNNNNNNNNNNNNNNNNNNNNNNNNNNNNNNNNNNNNNNNNNNNNNNNNNNNNNNNNNNNNNNNNNNNNNNNNNNNNNNNNNNNNNNNNNNNNNNNNNNNNNNNNNNNNNNNNNNNNNNNNNNNNNNNNNNNNNNNNNNNNNNNNNNNNNNNNNNNNNNNNNNNNNNNNNNNNNNNNNNNNNNNNNNNNNNNNNNNNNNNNNNNNNNNNNNNNNNNNNNNNNNNNNNNNNNNNNNNNNNNNNNNNNNNNNNNNNNNNNNNNNNNNNNNNNNNNNNNNNNNNNNNNNNNNNNNNNNNNNNNNNNNNNNNNNNNNNNNNNNNNNNNNNNNNNNNNNNNNNNNNNNNNNNNNNNNNNNNNNNNNNNNNNNNNNNNNNNNNNNNNNNNNNNNNNNNNNNNNNNNNNNNNNNNNNNNNNNNNNNNNNNNNNNNNNNNNNNNNNNNNNNNNNNNNNNNNNNNNNNNNNNNNNNNNNNNNNNNNNNNNNNNNNNNNNNNNNNNNNNNNNNNNNNNNNNNNNNNNNNNNNNNNNNNNNNNNNNNNNNNNNNNNNNNNNNNNNNNNNNNNNNNNNNNNNNNNNNNNNNNNNNNNNNNNNNNNNNNNNNNNNNNNNNNNNNNNNNNNNNNNNNNNNNNNNNNNNNNNNNNNNNNNNNNNNNNNNNNNNNNNNNNNNNNNNNNNNNNNNNNNNNNNNNNNNNNNNNNNNNNNNNNNNNNNNNNNNNNNNNNNNNNNNNNNNNNNNNNNNNNNNNNNNNNNNNNNNNNNNNNNNNNNNNNNNNNNNNNNNNNNNNNNNNNNNNNNNNNNNNNNNNNNNNNNNNNNNNNNNNNNNNNNNNNNNNNNNNNNNNNNNNNNNNNNNNNNNNNNNNNNNNNNNNNNNNNNNNNNNNNNNNNNNNNNNNNNNNNNNNNNNNNNNNNNNNNNNNNNNNNNNNNNNNNNNNNNNNNNNNNNNNNNNNNNNNNNNNNNNNNNNNNNNNNNNNNNNNNNNNNNNNNNNNNNNNNNNNNNNNNNNNNNNNNNNNNNNNNNNNNNNNNNNNNNNNNNNNNNNNNNNNNNNNNNNNNNNNNNNNNNNNNNNNNNNNNNNNNNNNNNNNNNNNNNNNNNNNNNNNNNNNNNNNNNNNNNNNNNNNNNNNNNNNNNNNNNNNNNNNNNNNNNNNNNNNNNNNNNNNNNNNNNNNNNNNNNNNNNNNNNNNNNNNNNNNNNNNNNNNNNNNNNNNNNNNNNNNNNNNNNNNNNNNNNNNNNNNNNNNNNNNNNNNNNNNNNNNNNNNNNNNNNNNNNNNNNNNNNNNNNNNNNNNNNNNNNNNNNNNNNNNNNNNNNNNNNNNNNNNNNNNNNNNNNNNNNNNNNNNNNNNNNNNNNNNNNNNNNNNNNNNNNNNNNNNNNNNNNNNNNNNNNNNNNNNNNNNNNNNNNNNNNNNNNNNNNNNNNNNNNNNNNNNNNNNNNNNNNNNNNNNNNNNNNNNNNNNNNNNNNNNNNNNNNNNNNNNNNNNNNNNNNNNNNNNNNNNNNNNNNNNNNNNNNNNNNNNNNNNNNNNNNNNNNNNNNNNNNNNNNNNNNNNNNNNNNNNNNNNNNNNNNNNNNNNNNNNNNNNNNNNNNNNNNNNNNNNNNNNNNNNNNNNNNNNNNNNNNNNNNNNNNNNNNNNNNNNNNNNNNNNNNNNNNNNNNNNNNNNNNNNNNNNNNNNNNNNNNNNNNNNNNNNNNNNNNNNNNNNNNNNNNNNNNNNNNNNNNNNNNNNNNNNNNNNNNNNNNNNNNNNNNNNNNNNNNNNNNNNNNNNNNNNNNNNNNNNNNNNNNNNNNNNNNNNNNNNNNNNNNNNNNNNNNNNNNNNNNNNNNNNNNNNNNNNNNNNNNNNNNNNNNNNNNNNNNNNNNNNNNNNNNNNNNNNNNNNNNNNNNNNNNNNNNNNNNNNNNNNNNNNNNNNNNNNNNNNNNNNNNNNNNNNNNNNNNNNNNNNNNatatatatatatatatatatatatatatatatatatatatatatatatatatatatatatatatatatatatatatatatatatatatatatatatatatatatatatatatatatatatatatatatatatatatatatatatatatgctaatgaTCCTGTGAGAATAGTTTCATagaagagaaataagaaccaatctcCACCTTAAATCTCTCAAAATTCGCCGGATCTaatcagattttttttaaatgcgatgtcattttcaaaattatcatcaatttcactatgcaaacttgaacacttaaatatacaatctttaacaactaaatatgcaagcctgttataaattttataaaatcaacaaaaaaagctaaattttaaatctaaagcGTAAATGCAATGcactttcgcatttttgcagttgcaatttttaatactaaatgtgcaaacttgAAAAAGTCTTAAAATTgcagattttagtgttcaatTTTGTATAGTAAAattggtgataattacgaaaatgtcattgttttttttttttttaaatttgatctgATTCGTCCGATTTTTCCAAATGTAAGGATGATATTGAATTGGTTCTTAGCTATATTTTTCTCCTAAGAACTTGTTCTTATTTGAtccaatacacacacacacacacattcttaggtgagaacttgtggacaaatccaaaccattgatctgcaagatttGATAGAtgggaaatcaagtaaaaaaatgaggggggttattttcataaatattacaaatttttaaatgagTGTGgtcatttttcttaaatattataaagttttgtttattttcaaccgttagatctactagatcaacgACTTAGATTTGTCAACCGGTTCTCACATGAttaaggttatatatatatataatacaaatctaataagagtcaataaagttaggctTCTaacatgaactaaaatatgttggtgtaattgtt
It includes:
- the LOC116010553 gene encoding probable galacturonosyltransferase 11, which translates into the protein MRRRAADYRRPVRRRFSCWIWTLLGIFFVAGFVLFVLHHLHDSEDHVEQQNSDRGSRNDQVVHEHLNFTQEISSAGSYARQLTEQMTLAKAYVIIAKEHNNLHLAWKLSVKIRSCQFLLSKAAMREEAISLDEAEPIIQSLSSLIFEAQDVHYDIATTMMTMKSHIQALEERANAASVQSAAFGQLIAESLPKSLHCLDITLTTDWLKKMLLQDLADKTRNSPRLVDNNLYHFCVFSDNVLAVSAVVNSTVSNANHPQQLVFHIVTNGVHYGAMHTWFLSNDFKGSTIEVQNIEDFRWLNASYSPVVKQLQEADVQKYYFGGSEDANINIEPKLRNPKYISLLNHLRFYIPEIYPQLEKVVFLDDDVVVQKDLTPLFSLDLHGNVNGAVETCLDAYHRFYKYLNFSNPLISSKFDPHTCGWAFGVNVFDLIAWRKANVTAQYHYWQEQNADGGIWKTGTLPPGLLAFYGMTEPLDRRWHVLGLGYDLHIDKHLIESAAVIHFNGNMKPWLNLGISSYKPLWERYVDHNNLYIKGCVNR